A segment of the uncultured Desulfobulbus sp. genome:
ATCCTGACGGTATTCGGGACAGTCAATACCGTACAACCGGATTGTCTCGATTTTACGGCCATGATGAATGTGAAATGAATCCCCGTCAAGGACTTTGCCGGCTGTGGCTTCATAGGCGTAGACCGACGCGCAGAGGGACACGATCCCCCATGCTGCCACACAGAAAAGAATGCTCGCGCTGCGTATCATTTTTTGTATCCCTGGTTCAAAAATTAAATTTTCTCGTCAACTTAAGCTGTTGGAGTCCTGTTTTTTCAGTCAATAAAATGACACTTTTTCGTAATGCCCCTTGTATTCTACAAATTACCTGTGGTAGGCTTAAATCAACTGCAATGCAGGGGCGTACAAAAATTTTATTCTTTCGACCAATTTTCTCCATGGCATGAAAAAAACGGTTGCTTTTGATACGAAACTCACGGAAACGGAAGAAAAAACAAGGGACCTGATCCTCACCCTGCCCCTTTTTGACGCCTTTAAATTCGATGAACTCGACGTGCTTGCCCGTCACATGAACTTCCTGGAGATCTCGCGCGGAGAGCATCTGTTTGTTGAGGGCGATAAAGGTGATTTTATGTGTTTTGTGGTCCGAGGCCTCCTGGATGTGCTCAAAAAGACCACAATCGGAGATTACCGTGTCATAACGCGCCTTGGGAAAGGAAACACCATCGGTGAAATGTCGATCATCGACAAATCGCCCCGATCGGCAACGGTCATTGCCCGGCAGCCGTCGGTTGTCATAATATTGACCAAGAAGGGATTTGATATTTTGACCGAGAACTATCCCTCGATCAGTGTCATCCTATTGAAAAAAATCATGCGACTGCTCAGCCTTAACATGCGCCTGACAACAAGCAAGCTTGCTGACCATCTGAATCAATAATGAGCACCTCTTTTCCAGAATTTTCCGGCATTATCGGACGCAGTGCATCTATGCAGCGCCTGTTCAGACTGATCGGCAAGCTTGCCGAAGACGATCTGAGCACGGTGCTCATTCAGGGTGAGTCCGGTACCGGTAAAGAGCTTGTCGCCAAGGCGATTCACTCAAACAGCCCGAGGGGACAGCACAACTTTGTGCCGGTCAACTGCGCAGCCATTCCCGACGATCTGCTGGAAAGCGAGCTCTTCGGTTACACCAAGGGCGCCTTTACCGGGGCGACAGGGGCCAAAATAGGGCGCATCGAATACGCCAACGGCGGTTCCCTTTTCCTCGATGAAATCGGTGACATGAAACCTGCGCTGCAAGCAAAGCTGCTTCGAGTGCTGCAGGAACGCGAGTTTGAGCCGGTGGGAGGCTTGAAGCCCATTCCGGTGGATGTACGCATTATCGCCGCCACCCACTGCAATCTTGAACAGATGGTGGCAGAGGGGCGATTTCGCGAAGACCTGTACTACCGCTTAAACGTCATCCCGGTTGCCATTCCACCGCTTCGTGAACGGGCCGAGGATATTCCGCTGCTCATCGAACATTTCATAGCACGCATAGGCAAAAACAAAAAATCCGCCTTGCTCGGTTTTGATGCTGTCGCCCTCGCCGCCCTCAGTCAATTTCCGTGGAAAGGCAACGTGCGGGAACTGGAAAATCTGATCCACCACATGACGATTCTCTTCGGCGGCTCCCAGGTCGGCTTCCATGACCTTCCGGAGAAATACCGCAGCGGCCCCCTGCCCAGTCCTCCGGAACCGCCTCCGCAAAAGCCCGAAGAATCCCTTGACGTACGACGAGATGAACAGCAAATGCTGTTTTCCTCGACCACCATCGGCAGTGAAGTGTGGCAGGAATCCGGAGTGGACTTCAATGCCCTGGTCAATGATTTCGAGACCCAACTGATTGTCCAGGCCCTCAAGAGCACCCAGGGCAACAAAAAGGAAGCCGCGCGTCTCCTAAACCTCAAACGGACGACTTTACTGGAAAAAATCAAGAAAAAGGAACTAATCGACACCTGGACCGATGAAGGCGAGGACGAGTAAATCGTCTTAGGCCGCTTTTTTCACCAGATTATTGGACAATTTTTCCTGGATATCCTCGGTGGTGGACGGAGTGATGAGAATATCGCAGGCCCCGTACTTGACCGCCTTGAGCACCATGGTGCGGGTCCAAGCCGGGCCGGCAGCCACCAGGGGAACGGGCAATCCGCCGCTGCTGATTTTTATCGACGCTCCGAATCCCTGCTCGCAGACTTCGCGCATCACCAGGAAAACCATTTGAATGCGTGGAGTCAACACCGAGTTGATCGGATCCTTGAAATGGAGGACCTGACAGCCGTACCCTTTCGCTTCCAGCACCTCCGCTATGCGCTCGGCCTCGGTGTCATCGTCGGTGACAATGAGCATATCGGTGCCGGCCTGGGGCTGTTCCCTCAGCCGGGAAGGCTCTTGGCTCTCGACTGTCCCTTGCCGCTCGCCGGCTTTGGCTGAGGCGGCCGGGGCATCGTCGGCGGCATCTGCGGCAAGCAGCAGATCTTCCAGTTCCAAGGCCGAGAGCGGCACCAGCATTTGCGCCCGCCCCAACTCGCGTTCGTTATACTGCAGTTCACCCAAGGCCAGATAATAGCCCTGGTTGACGAACACATCATCGGATTCGGGATCGATCTTGGCCGGGGTGACCGGATCGGTGGCCGTTTTGATAAATCCAATTTTACCGCGATACTGCTCCTCAAATATGGTGGTCAACACCCCGGCAATAATATTGGCCACTTCGCCATAGGCATCACGGGCGTCATCGCCGAATTCCTCGTTGCGAACCGTCTCCTCGAGTTCGCTGTCTGGCAGCATGATCAAACAACCACCGAGATAAATGGCTGTTTTCTGCTCCACAAACAGGTAGGCCTCATCTTCCTTGCCGCCACGAAGGTCCATTCGGGCCATGATCTGCTTGCCTCCGGCCTGATCGAGGAAATCTTCCTTGGTGACAGCCTTATTCTCCAGAGGGGTGGCCTTGAGCGTACCGCCAAGCAGGGCACTGGCCTCCTCGCCGATCTTGGCCCAACAATTCTTGAGCAGCCCATCGATGAGTTTGCGCTGCTTGCCGATATCCCGTTTTCGCGGTGCGGCCTGTGCGGCTGCAGAATCGGCAGCGGTCTCCCCTGAGGGACGTTCAAGAACGCCGACCGTTTCGCTCTCTGCTGCGACTACCCCTTCGCGTTCGAGGACGCCGACGGCCTCTCCCTCTTCTGCCTGTTCGGAGCTCTTATTCGCTGTTGCTGATTTTTCCTTGGGGGGGGGCTCTTCCTTGGATTTTGCTTCTGCCAGGCCAAAGGGAACGGCCGGAAAAAGAAGATACAGCTGCCCCAGCTCCTTCCCATCAAGGGTCATCGGCACCGACAGCCGGTAATACGGCTCATCGGCAATCGGCTGATCAGAGGCCACCTCAAGCTTGGATGGCAGAATGATTTCCTGTTCGGTACGGATCAGGCGGACTGTCTTGGAATACTGTTCTTCAAAGCTGACGGTGACCGCGCCGCAGATAATATTGGCGACCTCACCATAGGAATCCTGCAGTTCTTCAGAATACTGCTGGTCGGCGACCACCGCATCCAGCTCGCTATCGGGCAGCATGATAAGGTTGCCACCGATAAAGATGGCATCCTTGATCCCCACCAGCAGGCAACCGAGACCTTGGATGTCGCCTTCAATCCGTACATGTGCAAGGACATGTTTCCCGCCAAGATCACCAAACAGAGTTTCTTTATCAATAGGCCCGGTTTTGGGCGGGCCCACCTTGAACGGTTTACCGATTAAAGCCGAAACCTCGTCCCCGATTCGCCCTGCTCCGGCAATAAGAATTTTATCAAAACGTTCTTGGGCTTTCATGCAACGATGAAAAAAATCTCAGTATTTTTTGTATGTTCAGCGTGTATTGGCCCGCCGGTCTGCTCGTAGACAATCAAAAAGTCAAACTCTCCTCCGCCTACACTACCTATATTCTTTTTCGGATGATATATCTTAAGAATTTACAGAAATTTCTCGTTCATGATCCATTTTCCACAGGAATACAGGGACCAACGGCACAAAAAAACCCCTGGAGAACAGGGGTACCATACCTGGATTCAGGGTTGAGACCGTGCGTGGCCTGGTTTCAATCCATAATGTAGCGAAGCTCGACGCCGAACCGCCCCGCAGGGCTGGTAAAAGGAATCATGATACGGTCGGCACCGGAAAGCCCGGATGTTCGGATCGATCGACCGATAACCGTCGTTGGGATGGCAATCTCGATCTTTTTCTCCTCTTCACTCAAGGCAACCTTCAGCCCGCCGGCCACCATGTTGGCAATCTCGCCGATGGCATCCTTGGCATCCTCGTCCAACGCGTCGACCTCCATACCCAACATGGCGGAGGTAATTTCCAGGGCTACGTTTTCCGGACAATGAATGGCGAGAATACCTTTTAAATCGCCGGCAAGCCCGATAATACTTGAAATATTGGGTTGAAAATCGGCCACCGATTCTTCTGTAGCCGCCTGTGGTTCGATTTCAATGAAAATCATGGAGGCAAAGACCTCCAGAATGGCATGAACAAGAGATTTTTCCAGTTCCAAAAGATATCTCCGGTTTGTTGAGAGGGCGATGATCACGCATTTTCCAATTCGACTTCCACGTAAAAAACGCCGGATGGAGCCTGAAACGGAAGGATGATCTGCTCGGCTTCTGCCTGGGAACTGAAATTGTATTCCTCGCCGGAAATCGTCGAGGGCAAAGAGAGTTGAATATCCTTTCCCCGATCGGAAAGGATGGTTTTCAGGTTACCGCCAAGCATATTGGCGATCTCGCCGATGGCGTCCTGTACATCTTCATTGATCTCCTCCACTTCCATCCCCAGGAAACTGCCGGTCACAGCAAGGGCGATCTGCTTGGGAAAATGAACGGCAAGCACTCCCTTGTGCGTTCCGGCAAGGCCAACCATACCGGTAATCGACTGCTTCATGGGGCCCAATTTCTGCAAGGGTTCCCCTGCCACGGAAATATCCATCATCACCATACCGGTAAAGATTTCAATGGTGGACTCGATGATTTTGTCACTTATTTCATCAAAACTGTTCACACGATTTCTCCCTCAAATTATTCCGGTTAATCACAGTGGATTATCCGGGGATGAATACAATGGATCAATCTAGGTGGCCTTGTAAAAAGTCAAAAAACTGAAAGTCACGTAGAGTGAAATCAGTAGGGCGGGACGCTCGAAAGGTCGTTCCCGCAATTTTTACGAGAACGACAATCGAGCTAATGCAATCAGTTACATCAGCGGACCGAGCACCTCATTGACCTTGTCAGGGGTGAAGGGTTTTTTCAGGGCGCCGATAGCACCAAGGCTTTTTGCCTCGCCGATAATGTCCTCACCGGTTTCGGTTGATATCATGAACACGGGAATATCTTTGACTCCGGGACGGTTGGCCTTTTCCCGAAGAAATTCAATACCGTTCATGTTCGGCATATTGATGTCGCTCAAGACGATATCAACCGATTCCTTCTCCAAAACCGCCAGAGCTTCCTGCCCGTCGCCGGCTTCAAAAATTTCACCAAAATCCAATCCGGCTTGCCGCAGTGAACGGCTGATGATTTTTCGCATAGTGCTGGAATCGTCAACAAGCAGTACATTTTTTGCCATCCTTTCCTCCTTTATCTTGAGCACAAATATCTAAGTGACAATTTTGATGGCTTCGCAAGAAGTCATACCCCCGAAAGCCAGGTATCGTAAACAGGCCCATCGCACAATCCCCTCTTTCAATGCGTTGACGACCAACGCCGCGGGTTGTACCGCTATCGTTGGTGCGTCAACACGTGATCAGGATGTCCCAGCTTCGCCCATTGCCTCAACCAATTCCGAAACCTTTTCATTTTGGCGTATTCTATCAATTTGAAATCGAGGAAATCAAATTTTAATTCAATGCAATGTCGGTTTTTTTATAAGGATTTCAAGAGGCCTGAGGTATGCGCAATGTTACCCGTGCCCCCTTTCCGGGACGGGACCAAATATCCATCTTGCCGTTAAAATCCTGCAGTATCTTTTTCACCACGGCCAGCCCGGTACATTGCCGCGCATCCCCGGCAACCGGCTGCGGGGCACAATTTTGATTGTTGAGAAAAATCTGCAGCAGTTCGGCACCGGTCAGGTTCCCGAGATCATTGCGGTTGACAAGACCATGGTCAAAACAGAGCCTGGCAATCTTTTTCAGATCAAAGCCCACACCGTCATCTTCGACACTGATCCAAATCTCCGCCCCCTGCCGCAGTGCGGAGAGGGCAACTCGTCCGTTTTTCTTTTTCTCGGCTTCCTGACGTTGTTGGACCGGTTCCACGCCATGCTGCACACTGTTGCGCAAGAGAGGCGTAACAAGATCGACGAGTTTCCCCGGGGCAAACTCCTCCTCGATGACCGTGACTCCTTCCAGGTGAAAATGAACCCTTTTGCTGTAGCGCACTGCATAATCGTGGACAATCCTCTGGAGATGTTGACTCAATCCCGAGGTGGATTCCTGAATGAAGGAGCGGCTCAGTTGGTCCAGCTCCAGGACAAACGGTTCGAGTTCCAGGGGGAGCTGCAAGGCGGTCATCTGTTTGACGATGGAAGCAATGCGCGCCAGTTTCTGTCCGTCCACGGCAACTTCCTTCGGAAAGAGCGGCACCGTGGAACGCGGTTCACTGTGCACCTTCCCAATTGTTTCCAGCTGCGTCTCAGCATGTTCCACCTGTTTGCGCTGGACTTCCTGCCTTTGCAGGACCTCCTCCACCTGTTCCCTGGTCACCTCACCCATGCCCACCAGGACCTCTCCGATGCGGCGGGGATGATTGCCCGGTGAGGTCTTCTGCAGAAACAGTGCATCATCCACCGTCCGAGGATCGACCAGGCCCGCCTCGATCAGCAACTCCCCCAGGGGCTGCCTGATCAAGCCCTGAACCGCAACCAGGTGTTCCTCCAGGTTGTCAATCGTCAGAATTTCGCTCAGGCTAAACCGGGTCAACGATTCGCGCATGGCATCTATGCAGCGCAGAAACACCCGCTCCGGATACTCGGTATGAAAGAATTCCCCATGGAGATACCGATTCAGTGCGGACTCCAGGGCCATGATCAGCCGTTCAAAATCATGACAATCATAAATGGAAAAATTTTGTTTCAGCCGGTGAAGAATGCGGCAGAGCTGCGAGACGCGCTCATGATCAATGGCTATGAAATCCCAAAGGACGAATTCCTGTTCCGCGGTGGCAAGCAGCTGCTCGCTTTCCTGCAGAAAAGCGTCGCGTATCTCAAGATCGACGCCGACAAAAGGAAGGGGGTTGGCGTTCACGGCCTGGGAGGCGTGCAACGCCTCTTCGACGGCTGCCTGAAGGGCTGTTGCTGAGGCGGCCAATCGCTGATCGGTATGCTCTTTGGATATAAGCTCGAGCCCCTGGTCGATAAAGGAGCACACCTCGATAAAGAGTGAAATATGCTGGGAAGAAAGCTGAAACTGATTGACTCGCGCCCGTTCCAGCATCGCCGCCATGGCCTCGGAGGGCGCCAAGAGATGTTCCAGATGAAATTGAGAGGCATTTTGGCGGATGACCAGAAAGAGTTCGTAGCCCCGGCCGATGGCTGACAGCAGTAAGTCTTCCCGCTCCGGTTCGACCAGAAGTTGACGGAGTTTGGGCAGTATCTCCTGCACCAAGGTCCTGCCCTGGAGAATAAAACGCTCTAACGTATTCTGGTTTTCCTTTGGTAGCAAATCGATCTCCGCTCCTTTTTGATGGCTCGTATCCAAGGACGAGGTGCAATGCGCAGCTTTGCGTCTCTCTCCCTGGCAACCTTGTTCCCCTGACGTACAGCTAGGGGGTGAGCAGGCTGCAGGGGGGGGGTCAGGCCGACATGAGTGTTCTCACTCGGCTTTCAGGGGAAAGGCCCACATTCAAGTCAAAACAACGACACCCCTTGCAACTCCACTGAAATAACAGAAGAACCGTCACCTTTCCCCCTCCACCTTTGCTCCATTTTCTTTCACCGGGCATAAAAAAAATGGAATGTATATTGCTTTATTGAGTGTACCCTCAAATCATGGTTCAAGAACAGGCGACACTCTCCAAGGAAAGGGGTTATGTTCTCTCGTTTATTCATCTTCTCGCTGCTGCTGCTCACTGTCAACCTGTTTTGCGATGCAGGGGCTCAGGCCGCCTCCGTGCTTACAGCGATCAACCGCAGCGACGAGACATCTTCCCTGCAACTCTTTTTCCACCTTGACCCTCTTCCGTCATACCGGTTGAAAACCAACGGCCGCAGAGTGGATCTGGAACTGGACGGCACAAGTCCTCGCCGCCAGCTGCAACTGCCCGAAACCGACGGCAGAATGATCAAGATCGTGCCCAAAGAGCTACCGGCAAAGTCCATCTTTTCCATCTATTTCCGCTATCCCCCGCAAAAGGTTGACGTTCATCCCGACTCGGCCAGTGGTGTACTTTTAGTCGATGTGCTCCTGGGCAACCAACTCTCGGCCAAATACCCTGAACTGACGACTAAACTCCAGGGGGTCGATGTGATTAAACGATCTGACATCGACTCGCTTAACCCTGTCAACCTCTCCCCCTATGCCAAAAACTGGATAACATTTTTCACCACCTATGAGCTTCCGGTCTCGATCAAGACGCGCCCTCTTTTTCACCTACCTCCCTTCCCCCTGGCACAGGCGTTGGCACCGGAGGAGCCGCTTGATCAGTGGCTTTCCGAGGAGGTGCGGCAACGGGCCCGGGAGAACAAATGGAACCAGGTCTGCCTGCTTCTCCGGGAAGCGGTCAACACCCCGGCCGTCAAAGAATCGATCAAGGAACGGCTGGTACTCGCCTACGCTGAAGCCCTGTTGAGAATGGGCGAATACCGCGACCCCTATTTTCTGCTGCAACGGATCATGATCCAGTATCCCGGCAGTCTGCTGGAAACGATTGCAAACTATCTGCTTCTCTACCAGCAGGCCACCAGGGGCAACTACATCGACACCTTTTTTGAACTGAGGCCTCTGGCCAATGCGTTGGCCCGGCAGACGCCCTTTGCCGACGATATCCACCTCTTTCTCGGTGAACTGGCCCTCATGTCCAAACAGTATGAAGATGCGGAAAAACTGCTGGCCGACCCGGTTTTAAGCCGGAATGCAGGCCTCAATCCACTGCGGCTCATGCGCCTTGCAGACCTCCGCTATGCCAAAGGTGAAAAAGCCAAAGCTTTGACAGGCTATTCCGCTGTCATCAACCAGACTCCCTCCTTGGCTGACGACCCCATGTCCCTGGCCGCCTTCTGCGACTGTCTTTACACCGCCAAGCAGTATAAAGAGGCCGCACAATGGTATATGGCCCTGAGCGATCTGCTCAACAACCAAGAACACCAGGACCTGGCGCTCTTTCGACTGGCCATGTGTCAGTTGCAGATGAAAAACACGGCAAAGAAAGGCCTGATCGACCTCGAGCAGATCATCAATGCCTTTCCTCAAGCCCCGGGAGGATCTTTGGCGTATCTCAAAAAGACCGATCTTGACTATGTCGGCAAAAGAATCACCCCGGATGAAGCCCGGACAATTTACGGCAGATGCACGGCCTATGGCGGAACAGTCCTGCAACGGGAGGAATGCCTCTTTAAAGAGGCCTTGGTGCACCATTTTTCAGGAGAACAGCATGAAAGTGTCGACAAATGCATGCGCCTGTTGCGCGAGTTTCAAGGGGGAGAGCTGCGAACCGAGGCAATGGCCCTGCTCATAGGGCAGCTGCCCGAAGTGGTCAAACAACTGGTCGATAATCAGCAATACGTCAAGGCACTGGTGCTGGCCAAACAAAACAAAAAATATTTTGTCCGTGGCTGGCTTAAACCGGATCTGCTTTTTGATCTGGCCAAGGCCTACAGCAAACTTGGACTCGCCGATCAAGCTGCCCAAACCTATCAATACCTGTTTGAAGTCTCTGACAATGCGCAAAAGGAGAACATCTACCTCCCCTTGCTGGAAGCCCTGTTTGCAGCCGGCCGGTATGTGCAGGTCGAAGAATTTGCCAATCGTTACCAGCTCCGTTACCCCGGA
Coding sequences within it:
- a CDS encoding cyclic nucleotide-binding domain-containing protein, with translation MKKTVAFDTKLTETEEKTRDLILTLPLFDAFKFDELDVLARHMNFLEISRGEHLFVEGDKGDFMCFVVRGLLDVLKKTTIGDYRVITRLGKGNTIGEMSIIDKSPRSATVIARQPSVVIILTKKGFDILTENYPSISVILLKKIMRLLSLNMRLTTSKLADHLNQ
- a CDS encoding sigma-54 dependent transcriptional regulator, whose product is MSTSFPEFSGIIGRSASMQRLFRLIGKLAEDDLSTVLIQGESGTGKELVAKAIHSNSPRGQHNFVPVNCAAIPDDLLESELFGYTKGAFTGATGAKIGRIEYANGGSLFLDEIGDMKPALQAKLLRVLQEREFEPVGGLKPIPVDVRIIAATHCNLEQMVAEGRFREDLYYRLNVIPVAIPPLRERAEDIPLLIEHFIARIGKNKKSALLGFDAVALAALSQFPWKGNVRELENLIHHMTILFGGSQVGFHDLPEKYRSGPLPSPPEPPPQKPEESLDVRRDEQQMLFSSTTIGSEVWQESGVDFNALVNDFETQLIVQALKSTQGNKKEAARLLNLKRTTLLEKIKKKELIDTWTDEGEDE
- a CDS encoding chemotaxis protein CheX → MELEKSLVHAILEVFASMIFIEIEPQAATEESVADFQPNISSIIGLAGDLKGILAIHCPENVALEITSAMLGMEVDALDEDAKDAIGEIANMVAGGLKVALSEEEKKIEIAIPTTVIGRSIRTSGLSGADRIMIPFTSPAGRFGVELRYIMD
- a CDS encoding chemotaxis protein CheX — its product is MNSFDEISDKIIESTIEIFTGMVMMDISVAGEPLQKLGPMKQSITGMVGLAGTHKGVLAVHFPKQIALAVTGSFLGMEVEEINEDVQDAIGEIANMLGGNLKTILSDRGKDIQLSLPSTISGEEYNFSSQAEAEQIILPFQAPSGVFYVEVELENA
- a CDS encoding response regulator — its product is MAKNVLLVDDSSTMRKIISRSLRQAGLDFGEIFEAGDGQEALAVLEKESVDIVLSDINMPNMNGIEFLREKANRPGVKDIPVFMISTETGEDIIGEAKSLGAIGALKKPFTPDKVNEVLGPLM
- a CDS encoding ATP-binding protein — encoded protein: MLPKENQNTLERFILQGRTLVQEILPKLRQLLVEPEREDLLLSAIGRGYELFLVIRQNASQFHLEHLLAPSEAMAAMLERARVNQFQLSSQHISLFIEVCSFIDQGLELISKEHTDQRLAASATALQAAVEEALHASQAVNANPLPFVGVDLEIRDAFLQESEQLLATAEQEFVLWDFIAIDHERVSQLCRILHRLKQNFSIYDCHDFERLIMALESALNRYLHGEFFHTEYPERVFLRCIDAMRESLTRFSLSEILTIDNLEEHLVAVQGLIRQPLGELLIEAGLVDPRTVDDALFLQKTSPGNHPRRIGEVLVGMGEVTREQVEEVLQRQEVQRKQVEHAETQLETIGKVHSEPRSTVPLFPKEVAVDGQKLARIASIVKQMTALQLPLELEPFVLELDQLSRSFIQESTSGLSQHLQRIVHDYAVRYSKRVHFHLEGVTVIEEEFAPGKLVDLVTPLLRNSVQHGVEPVQQRQEAEKKKNGRVALSALRQGAEIWISVEDDGVGFDLKKIARLCFDHGLVNRNDLGNLTGAELLQIFLNNQNCAPQPVAGDARQCTGLAVVKKILQDFNGKMDIWSRPGKGARVTLRIPQAS
- a CDS encoding tetratricopeptide repeat protein; this translates as MFSRLFIFSLLLLTVNLFCDAGAQAASVLTAINRSDETSSLQLFFHLDPLPSYRLKTNGRRVDLELDGTSPRRQLQLPETDGRMIKIVPKELPAKSIFSIYFRYPPQKVDVHPDSASGVLLVDVLLGNQLSAKYPELTTKLQGVDVIKRSDIDSLNPVNLSPYAKNWITFFTTYELPVSIKTRPLFHLPPFPLAQALAPEEPLDQWLSEEVRQRARENKWNQVCLLLREAVNTPAVKESIKERLVLAYAEALLRMGEYRDPYFLLQRIMIQYPGSLLETIANYLLLYQQATRGNYIDTFFELRPLANALARQTPFADDIHLFLGELALMSKQYEDAEKLLADPVLSRNAGLNPLRLMRLADLRYAKGEKAKALTGYSAVINQTPSLADDPMSLAAFCDCLYTAKQYKEAAQWYMALSDLLNNQEHQDLALFRLAMCQLQMKNTAKKGLIDLEQIINAFPQAPGGSLAYLKKTDLDYVGKRITPDEARTIYGRCTAYGGTVLQREECLFKEALVHHFSGEQHESVDKCMRLLREFQGGELRTEAMALLIGQLPEVVKQLVDNQQYVKALVLAKQNKKYFVRGWLKPDLLFDLAKAYSKLGLADQAAQTYQYLFEVSDNAQKENIYLPLLEALFAAGRYVQVEEFANRYQLRYPGGRDGPAIFLLKTQALYRSGHPEQALKLITDEKAPSMQALELLKGRLYYENKQWQQVIDTLDTPKLIDRLAANHLLLPLAESYFQIGNDENAAKLFSRLLKLDQDQEQAQFRLAQIENRRGNSQQALKLFSQLAEKGKDPLWKRLAREERAILELQQ